The following proteins come from a genomic window of Aspergillus oryzae RIB40 DNA, chromosome 4:
- a CDS encoding RNA helicase (ATP-dependent RNA helicase A), with the protein MGPKKKADARGGGPKPGTKQAKAAAEKTAAEAAKKAQPPPDEQKKPSVKQVIGGASWTGKLPVNMLSEHCQKQKWEKPEYTMTKTQEGYMSAVILKRVDPKTREATTLPPMKPPPSHKHLAAQPTALEARHFAAVYALYRVCNMRNIHMMLPPTYKKLWKEDFADIKTADTKEGKGWMYEADPFLAKQERESAAADLEKKRKEREKNQAKAKDQPAVELGLGSSGDNRGKRIWSNAPKVDLGSKVRREIETLLQQHAIWNPYNVKIPESERNSIIEEFTRLGFRRSHVDEATSACKDREEVLEWLLIYVPEDDLPSWCLPESYSAGVSLASDDLAREAKIKRLATIGYSADLCSRALDSKQGDELATAEMLQHTLVYGTSSTAGAVSSEGDDSWAEEQETLEAIFGERYIKVSPKVCEIKSESSDLPESTTFRFQRPSNHYPSSVPIISIQAKGIPSYIRLSAIRQAVKHAEENFLGEPMVYNVLDWLEMHLPEIMQNPGKLRDIATVAATPSTTGSILELPVRQSRKKSREISWQPGSPQSISVREAWQARQSTPAQQDMTRKRESLPAWNIQDAIVRAVNSHQVTIISGETGSGKSTQSVQFILDDMIRRDLGGIANIICTQPRRISALGLADRVSDERCTSVGDEVGYVIRGDSKVKSGATKITFVTTGVLLRRIQSGSGADGNVAGSLADVTHIVVDEVHERSLDTDFLLALLRDVLRYRKDIKVILMSATLDAEIFINYFGGRQNVGLVNIPGRTFPVSDFYLDDIIRDTGFSPELAERDFEEDSSPQGEESLGKILRNMGMGINYELITSTVRYVDAQLGDQPGGILIFLPGTLEIERCLNAVKRIPNVHPLPLHASLLPAEQRRVFLSPPKGKRKVIAATNVAETSITIEDVVAVIDTGRVKETSYDPKDNMVRLQEVWASQAACKQRRGRAGRVRAGACYKLYTRQAENKMAPRPDPEIRRVPLEQLCLSVKSMQGINDVATFLANTITPPESVAVEGALGFLHRVGALDHDKLTALGRYLSMIPADLRCAKLMVYGSIFNCIDHCITISAILTVKSPFVSPRDKREDANAAKASFSRGDGDLLTDLTAYQQWSERVKAQGYWQTQSWCSANFLSHQTLRDISSNKAQLLTSLKDAGLLLVDYSSDSADPRWNRNAGNRSLLRALIAGAFQPQIAQISFPDKKFMSSVTGTVEVDPDARTIKYFNQENGRVFIHPSSLLFSAQSYPGSAAYLSYFTKMATSKVFIRDLTPFNAYSLLLFCGSIDLDTTGRGLIVDGWLRLRGWARIGVLVSRLRMMVDEIIAARIDNPASLSIDRAGKDDITGRVIEVVKRLIELNGLDQ; encoded by the exons ATGGGCCCtaagaagaaagctgacgCCCGTGGAGGAGGTCCCAAACCGGGCACCAAGCAAGCCAAAGCCGCCGCAGAGAAAACGGCGgctgaagcagcaaagaaagcGCAGCCTCCACCggatgagcagaagaaaccTTCTGTGAAGCAGGTCATCGGTGGCGCGTCATGGACCGGTAAACTACCGGTGAATATGCTCTCGGAGCATTGTCAGAAGCAGAAGTGGGAGAAGCCTGAGTATACAATG ACAAAAACACAAGAAGGTTATATGTCAGCGGTTATCTTGAAACGTGTCGACCCTAAGACTCGCGAAGCAACTACCCTTCCCCCTATGAAGCCACCTCCGTCACACAAGCACTTGGCTGCGCAACCTACGGCACTGGAAGCTCGTCACTTTGCTGCTGTGTATGCTCTGTATCGGGTCTGTAACATGAGGAACATTCACATGATGCTTCCGCCGACCTATAAGAAGCTTTGGAAAGAGGATTTCGCTGATATTAAGACTGCCGACACCAAAGAAGGTAAAGGGTGGATGTACGAAGCAGACCCATTTTTGGCTAAGCAAGAGCGGGAAAGTGCCGCGGCCGATTTGGAGAAAAAACGGAAAGAGCGAGAAAAGAACCAGGCTAAGGCGAAGGATCAACCAGCGGTTGAGTTGGGCTTGGGGTCTAGCGGTGATAATAGAGGGAAAAGGATCTGGTCGAACGCTCCGAAAGTGGACCTGGGGAGTAAAGTGCGCAGAGAAATTGAGACCCTCTTACAGCAGCATGCGATTTGGAATCCTTATAATGTGAAGATCCCGGAATCCGAGCGTAACTCCATCATTGAGGAGTTCACTCGCTTGGGCTTCCGGCGCAGCCATGTAGACGAGGCGACTTCTGCATGcaaagacagagaagagGTGCTCGAATGGCTTCTGATCTATGTTCCAGAGGATGATCTTCCATCTTGGTGTCTACCAGAGTCATACTCTGCTGGCGTGAGTCTAGCGAGTGATGATCTTGCAAGAGAGGCGAAGATCAAGCGGCTGGCCACCATCGGCTATTCTGCAGACCTTTGCTCGCGGGCTCTGGACAGCAAGCAAGGTGATGAACTTGCAACTGCTGAAATGCTACAACACACATTAGTGTATGGAACGAGTTCTACTGCAGGCGCTGTATCTTCTGAAGGCGATGATTCCTGGGCCGAAGAACAGGAGACCCTCGAAGCTATCTTCGGGGAGCGCTATATTAAGGTATCGCCCAAAGTATGTGAGATCAAGAGCGAGTCCTCAGACTTGCCAGAATCAACTACATTCCGATTCCAAAGACCCTCAAATCATTATCCATCCTCAGTGCCGATTATTTCGATTCAAGCGAAAGGTATCCCTTCTTATATTCGGCTTAGCGCGATTCGTCAAGCAGTGAAGCATGCAGAGGAAAACTTTTTGGGAGAGCCAATGGTATACAATGTGCTTGACTGGTTAGAGATGCATCTTCCAGAAATTATGCAAAATCCTGGCAAGTTGCGAGATATCGCAACGGTCGCCGCAACGCCATCCACTACTGGAAGTATCTTAGAACTTCCTGTGCGCCAATCTCGCAAGAAGAGTAGGGAGATTAGCTGGCAACCGGGCTCGCCTCAGAGTATATCTGTTCGGGAGGCCTGGCAGGCCAGGCAGTCCACGCCAGCTCAACAGGATATGACTCGAAAGCGAGAATCACTTCCTGCTTGGAACATTCAAGATGCTATCGTACGTGCAGTGAATTCACATCAGGTTACCATCATCTCTGGTGAGACAGGTAGCGGTAAAAGTACCCAGTCCGTTCAGTTCATATTGGACGATATGATCAGGCGAGATCTCGGAGGCATTGCGAACATTATCTGTACACAGCCACGTAGGATCTCTGCTTTAGGTCTTGCGGATCGTGTGAGCGATGAGCGATGCACCTCTGTAGGAGATGAGGTTGGATACGTCATCCGAGGTGACTCCAAGGTCAAATCTGGGGCGACAAAGATCACTTTTGTCACTACTGGTGTTTTACTGCGCCGTATACAGTCTGGAAGCGGTGCGGATGGCAATGTTGCAGGCTCTCTCGCAGATGTCACACATATCGTAGTGGATGAAGTTCATGAACGGAGTCTTGATACCGATTTTCTGCTTGCTCTCCTACGCGATGTTCTTCGGTACCGCAAAGATATTAAGGTCATACTAATGAGTGCAACTCTTGACGCGGAAATCTTCATCAACTACTTTGGTGGTCGCCAGAATGTTGGACTGGTGAACATCCCTGGGCGGACTTTCCCTGTGTCTGACTTTTACCTGGACGACATCATCCGTGACACAGGATTTTCACCAGAGTTGGCTGAGCGGGACTTTGAGGAAGATTCTTCTCCTCAGGGAGAAGAGTCACTTGGCAAGATTCTTCGGAACATGGGCATGGGTATCAATTACGAATTGATCACGTCTACTGTTCGGTATGTTGACGCCCAGCTTGGAGATCAACCGGGAggcattctcatcttcttgcccgGTACCTTGGAAATTGAAAGGTGCCTGAACGCCGTGAAGAGGATTCCCAATGTCCATCCACTTCCTTTGCATGCATCCCTTCTGCCAGCTGAGCAACGGCGTGTATTCTTGAGTCCCccgaaaggaaagagaaaggttATTGCAGCAACCAATGTGGCTGAGACGTCAATCACAATTGAAGATGTTGTCGCGGTTATCGATACTGGCCGCGTCAAGGAAACGAGTTACGACCCTAAGGATAACATGGTCCGACTACAAGAAGTATGGGCATCGCAAGCCGCCTGTAAGCAACGACGAGGACGTGCTGGTCGTGTTAGGGCTGGTGCATGCTACAAGCTCTACACTCGGCAAGCAGAGAATAAGATGGCGCCACGACCGGACCCTGAAATCCGCCGGGTACCATTAGAACAACTATGCCTCTCCGTCAAGTCTATGCAGGGCATCAACGACGTCGCAACTTTCCTGGCTAATACCATCACCCCTCCTGAAAGCGTGGCCGTTGAAGGAGCCTTGGGCTTCCTTCACCGTGTGGGCGCCCTGGACCATGACAAACTGACAGCCCTTGGGCGATACTTATCCATGATCCCCGCCGACTTACGATGCGCCAAACTCATGGTCTACGGCTCCATATTCAACTGCATAGACCACTGCATCACCATCTCCGCAATTCTAACAGTGAAGAGCCCCTTCGTCTCACCCCGCGACAAGCGCGAGGATGCAAATGCTGCCAAAGCATCCTTCTCCCGCGGAGATGGCGACTTGCTCACCGACCTCACAGCCTACCAACAATGGTCAGAGCGTGTCAAAGCCCAAGGATACTGGCAAACACAATCATGGTGCAGCGCAaacttcctctcccaccAAACCCTCCGTGACATCTCCTCCAATAAAGCCCAACTCCTCACCTCCCTCAAAGACGccggcctcctcctcgttgACTACTCTTCGGACTCGGCCGACCCGCGCTGGAACCGCAACGCAGGCAATCGAAGCCTCCTCCGAGCCCTAATCGCCGGCGCCTTCCAACCCCAAATCGCGCAGATTTCCTTCCCAGACAAGAAATTCATGAGCTCCGTCACAGGAACCGTTGAAGTCGACCCAGACGCTAGGACAATCAAATACTTCAACCAGGAAAACGGCCGCGTTTTCATCCACCCCAGCTCCCTCCTGTTCTCGGCCCAGAGCTACCCCGGCTCGGCAGCGTATCTAAGCTACTTCACTAAGATGGCGACAAGCAAGGTCTTCATTCGTGATTTAACTC CGTTCAACGCCTATTCCCTTCTCCTGTTCTGCGGATCCATAGATCTCGATACAACAGGCCGTGGCCTTATCGTCGATGGCTGGCTACGGCTCCGTGGGTGGGCGAGAATCGGTGTCCTTGTTTCTCGCTTACGTATGATGGTAGATGAGATCATTGCAGCGCGGATTGATAACCCCGCCTCTCTATCTATTGACAGGGCGGGGAAGGATGATATTACGGGCCGGGTTATTGAGGTTgtgaagagattgattgaGTTGAATGGATTGGATCAGTAG
- a CDS encoding DNA 5'-adenosine monophosphate hydrolase (predicted hydrolase (HIT family)): MADDSPNLEDQAAAAATVAAESKSGKRDAFAELLAPKPKHAKYAKDGPSKDTSNKRAIGGPRDGLGAYIAKPESFPSSIVVYHNDDFVAIHDLFPKSTLHLLLLPRDSSKTRLHPFEAFEDPEFLKKVKEETKKLRSLAAAELRRRYGKSSAQDKARQEALSADPPPDELPQGRNWEQEIMCGIHAHPSMNHLHIHVISVDRYSDRLKHKKHYNSFSTPFFVPIDDFPLAQNDVRRHPTSEGYLRRDYTCWRCGRDFGNRFSELKIHLEKEFDEWKRLDLWSQACW; encoded by the exons ATGGCAGATGACTCACCAAATCTAGAAGACCAAGCTGCGGCAGCTGCGACCGTCGCGGCAGAATCAAAGTCGGGGAAAAGAGACGCCT TCGCTGAGCTCCTCGCCCCTAAACCCAAGCACGCAAAGTACGCAAAAGACGGCCCTTCCAAAGATACGTCAAATAAGAGAGCCATCGGTGGCCCGCGCGACGGCCTAGGCGCCTATATCGCAAAACCGGAATCTTTCCCTTCCAGTATCGTTGTGTATCACAACGATGACTTCGTCGCAATTCACGATCTTTTCCCAAAGTCAACGCTCCATCTACTTCTACTTCCGCGGGATTCGTCCAAAACCCGTCTCCACCCTTTCGAGGCCTTCGAAGATCCAGAGTTCCTGAAaaaagtgaaagaagagacaaagaaacttCGATCTTTAGCCGCGGCTGAGCTTAGACGGAGATATGGGAAAAGCTCCGCTCAGGATAAAGCGAGGCAAGAGGCGCTTAGTGCAGATCCTCCTCCGGATGAACTGCCACAGGGACGAAACTGGGAACAAGAGATCATGTGCGGGATCCATGCGCATCCATCTATGAATCATCTACATATTCATGTTATCTCGGTGGACAGGTACAGCGACCGGCTGAAACACAAAAAGCATTACAATAGTTTTTCCACGCCGTTCTTCGTTCCTATCGATGATTTTCCCCTGGCGCAAAACGATGTCAGGCGACATCCTACTAGCGAGGGCTATTTGCGGCGAGATTACACATGCTGGCGTTGTGGGAGGGACTTTGGAAACAGATTTTCTGAGTTGAAGATACATTTAGAGAAGGAGTTCGACGAGTGGAAGCGCCT CGATCTTTGGTCCCAAGCTTGTTGGTAA
- a CDS encoding putative translocon-associated protein, alpha subunit (predicted protein) produces the protein MQRFPVIGFALCPSLDRWQSRGKETVAPKLALTAQATFPASEIFGVKIVNGYPTQALVAFTNDEPAPVKVNFIGGTLSTLDEENSVIVRNLTATGYSVEIPAGETETLSYQITTEMHPQDLRLSLASIISDNEGRFYTVYAYNGTVSVVEPETSFFDPQILFLYFFLLACFSGVVYFFYTVWVAPYFPQKRKSGKGAEYTKKTSGAAKKAETVEPSSPAVSSATTYNADWIPAHHINRPEARKVKGNTRSKSRA, from the exons ATGCAGCGG TTTCCTGTCATTGGCTTTGCTCTCTGTCCAAGCCTTGATCGGTGGCAGTCTCGCGGCA AAGAGACCGTGGCTCCCAAGCTCGCTCTGACGGCGCAGGCTACTTTCCCTGCTTCCGAGATCTTCGGTGTCAAGATTGTTAACGGTTACCCAACCCAGGCGCTTGTCGCTTTCACCAATGATGAGCCTGCCCCCGTGAAGGTGAACTTCATCGGTGGCACCTTGTCCACCCTAGATGAGGAGAACAGCGTGATCGTGCGGAACTTGACTGCAACTGGATACAGTGTGGAAATTCCCGCTGGCGAGACGGAGACCCTGAGCTACCAGATTACCACCGAGATGCATCCCCAGGACCTCAGACTTAGCCTTGCTTCCATAATCTCCGACAATGAGGGCAGATTCTACACAGTCTACGCCTACAATGGCACCGTCAGTGTTGTGGAGCCCGAAACTAGCTTCTTCGACCCCCAGAT TCTTTTCCTGtatttcttcctcctggccTGCTTCTCCGGTGTTGTCTACTTCTTCTACACTGTCTGGGTTGCTCCGTACTTCCCTCAGAAGCGCAAGAGCGGAAAGGGTGCTGAGTACACCAAGAAGACTTCTGGTgctgcgaagaaggccgagaccGTCGAACCCAGCAGCCCAGCAGTCTCATCGGCGACCACCTACAATGCTGACTGGATTCCCGCCCACCACATTAACCGCCCTGAGGCCCGGAAGGTGAAGGGTAACACCCGATCCAAGAGCCGTGCTTAA
- a CDS encoding CCCH zinc finger protein (predicted protein), with product MYVNVKGLSDLCVRGGVTTEPSLIEDFVRGFNASYPLFDLVDIGAGKESAHDKIGDTLADRDLIGRVSLIEGLPFASDLDLIKASYRVTKFSDLFRDTKISVWAPWKAAVASKPRALLTPSPVQHVTLSRTSTNTTTTSNSVPTSSSSTTTPNSGEFQVVRSKSSVPPPPKIVERNKYGQRVDRLDFKTIPRDEVNRIKKLKLCNFYYLQGECPNDNCHHDHSRKLTKTEYQVLTAIARMTPCRYGLECDDPECFGVLF from the exons ATGTATGTCAACGTGAAGGGATTAAGCGACCTTTGCGTTCGTGGCGGTGTCACGACCGAGCCTTCCTTGATCGAAGATTTTGTCCGGGGCTTCAATGCTAGTTATCCTCTCTTTGATTTGGTCGATATCGGTGCTGGGAAAGAGAGCGCTCATGATAAGATTGGAG ACACACTGGCCGATAGAGACCTCATAGGCCGAGTTTCTCTGATTGAGGGCCTCCCATTTGCAAGCGACCTGGACTTAATAAAAGCATCGTACAGAGTTACTAAGTTCTCGGATCTTTTCCGAGATACGAAGATATCTGTATGGGCACCTTGGAAGGCTGCGGTGGCCAGCAAACCCCGCGCCCTCCTCACCCCGTCGCCCGTCCAGCATGTAACTCTCTCTCGAACGTCGACCAATACTACGACAACCAGTAACAGCGTACctacatcttcctcgtccacGACTACACCTAACTCCGGGGAGTTTCAAGTTGTGCGATCAAAATCATCTGTCCCACCACCCCCCAAAATCGTGGAACGAAACAAGTACGGCCAGCGTGTAGACCGGCTTGACTTTAAGACCATCCCTCGGGATGAGGTAAACCGCATTAAAAAACTGAAACTGTGCAATTTTTACTATTTGCAAGGCGAATGCCCTAATGACAACTGTCATCACGATCATTCGCGGAAATTGACCAAGACCGAATATCAAGTTCTGACAGCCATCGCCCGTATGACTCCGTGTCGCTATGGGCTGGAGTGCGATGATCctgaat GTTTCGGCGTTCTATTCTGA